One genomic segment of Nilaparvata lugens isolate BPH chromosome Y, ASM1435652v1, whole genome shotgun sequence includes these proteins:
- the LOC120355262 gene encoding uncharacterized protein LOC120355262 — protein sequence MSVNRDSSSDLESGDFQGFSDPPPSAPNSEGAHANVTQPAAVSASTSTQVASATTSVLDSIHAQLEFIIQQGVITNFDSHESYFAALDFKSEIQALKDDFHSSIKKLNQEGQFPDVKLCHTIRTKFSLINSKINTAIYEFELHHKDAAMNSHIPAHQRSMLSQPVHARLPDIPLPHFDGNFNEWLHFKATFTSLIINNQSLDNTLRYYYLRQALHGEALTRTANSPSGDFKLAWELLTQRYDNALLIAENHILAIFNPPKLESRSASSWRAFIDNQKTNISALQSLTLDLSVQDIIFIHVTISRFDNSTLRDWERFLSMKSKLTLDNLWEFLETQHKVAQALSHTSASITQTSSRTTAASANQPSTSKPTFQQKSGYSNFTTTSTPNVFNRSTNCTFCSGNSHNIFTCQSLIKIPLAERASTVRQKNLCLNCVYPWNKSHSCRGSCKTCGKAHHTMLHGSNFNFKASNYAVTSNYARNRAQSSSPKVSRKQYCEYNTHSNSRHSSPSPQPKSSQPARTQRQAQHATSSAPPAHTSLNSVEQCFISRSPSPRERTAHLKSVDHSSASSSTRPHSAQLHSSHHYDSSAVSRSHTPANQPSSSQPPQQSSNSGRQTVSYANSAPQFKSTHGPKACIMPTVQLLVFNAHHQAVPCRALLDSGSDSCFISRELASRLQLPSTCTGSMVHTVSGSNSTILNVSSLDIYSTDRTWSQRIDCIITENITPSKPPPGVDLSTFNIPNNIKLADPTFYQLTGVDILLNVAIYAALDQAGRIQLSDSCILQNTRLGWVVWGSIPISRPIDAEPISNFVSSEVSTAQISHQLEKFWKTEEIDIQSSTPTEEVHIEQHFIQNIQRLPDGRFSVALPKKDSFHTLGSSRNQTLHRFYSLEKRFSSNSDLKQQYVAFMEEYLALGHMSLAPPSLPQESCYHIPHHPVFRPDSTTTKLRVVFDASAKTTSGVSLNEVLHIGPTVQSELFDTVLRFRTHQVAFIADIAKMYRQILVHEEDRNYQRIFWRSNESQPVQEYFLNTVTYGTSSAPYLATRTLNHLADIDCSPDSAVFNTIKSDFYVDDLISGCSSLPEAIELAHQLRTTLNNGQLELRKWLSNSPELMATIPSHLVETVHSKPLSDSNDSVVKALGLIWDSKADQLAISTNVSSIIHKSSFTKRELLSCVSSIFDPLGLISPVIILPKILLQKLWLHKLDWDQKLPAELLAEWLSILQELPNISNITIPRCVLPSDTNATYELHAFSDASNTAYGACLYVRSSSSSGIQTRLFTSKSRVASIKPLLSIPRLELQAAFLSTKLVVKSIQASKIKFSKVVMWTDSKIVCDWLKTLPNRADVFVSTRVSTNQNLTADFTWKHVTSKSNPADLVSRGCTPTALIQNPLWWNGPSWLSQPDSIWNEISSNLAVLKPISSHATSVTLSVLSALIKRLSDYHRIIRATAYVLRFIHNCRNRHQPLNFNLGALSVEETQAAELKVLQIVQAESFADEIRLLKQGKEVPASSSLKAFSPFIHTDSLLRVGGRLQQSNLPFDYKHQILLPSKHHFTRALIMCYHRRVHHDGVQSTMTALRQRYWIISTRRTVKSVVKSCVICFRFSKFRSEQIMGQLPPVRIQADFPFFNSGIDYAGPFSLLMGTKKSRIFTKAYLAIFVCMVTKAVHVEVVSELTSKAFIAALIRFSSRRGIPHSISQLKLRQSSIRAL from the exons ATGTCAGTCAATCGTGACTCATCATCTGACTTAGAGTCAGGTGATTTCCAGGGCTTTTCAGACCCTCCTCCATCAGCGCCTAACTCAGAAGGTGCTCATGCAAATGTCACACAGCCAGCAGCTGTTAGTGCATCCACTTCAACTCAAGTAGCTTCAGCTACCACTAGTGTTCTTGATTCTATTCATGCTCAATTAgagtttatcattcaacaaggaGTCATTACTAATTTTGACTCGCATGAGAGCTACTTTGCTGCCCTTgatttcaaatctgaaattcAAGCTCTGAAAGatgactttcattcaagtaTCAAAAAACTCAATCAAGAGGGTCAATTCCCTGATGTCAAACTGTGCCATACAATTAGAACTAAGTTTTCACttattaattctaaaatcaaCACTGCCATCTATGAATTTGAATTACATCATAAGGATGCTGCTATGAATTCGCACATACCAGCACATCAACGTTCCATGTTGTCACAACCAGTCCATGCTAGACTGCCCGACATTCCTCTGCCTCACTTTGATGGCAATTTCAATGAATGGCTTCATTTCAAGGCCACTTTCACTAGCCTCATCATTAATAATCAATCTTTGGATAACACATTAAGGTATTATTATTTGCGTCAAGCACTTCATGGGGAAGCACTCACCCGTACCGCCAATTCGCCCTCAGGGGATTTCAAACTAGCTTGGGAATTACTTACTCAAAGGTATGACAATGCTTTACTTATAGCTGAAAATCATATTCTAGCTATTTTCAACCCTCCCAAACTTGAATCTCGTTCAGCCTCATCTTGGAGAGctttcattgataatcaaaaaacaaacatttcagCGCTGCAATCATTGACGCTTGACTTATCAGTTCAAGATATTATTTTCATCCATGTCACTATCTCTCGTTTCGACAATTCAACACTTAGAGACTGGGAAAGGTTCCTCTCTATGAAATCAAAACTCACACTTGACAATTTGTGGGAATTTTTGGAGACTCAACATAAGGTAGCACAAGCCTTATCTCACACCAGCGCATCAATTACTCAAACGAGTTCTCGCACTACGGCCGCAAGCGCCAATCAACCCAGCACCAGCAAACCTACTTTTCAGCAGAAGTCAGGTTATTCGAATTTCACAACAACCAGCACTCCCAATGTGTTTAATAGGTCTACGAATTGTACATTTTGTAGCGGTAATTCGCATAATATTTTCACATGTCAATCGCTCATCAAGATTCCACTTGCAGAACGAGCATCCACAGTGCGGCAGAAAAACCTCTGTCTGAACTGCGTTTATCCTTGGAACAAATCTCACAGCTGTCGTGGTAGTTGCAAAACTTGCGGTAAGGCTCATCATACAATGCTTCATGGGTCAAACTTCAACTTCAAGGCGTCCAACTACGCTGTTACATCCAACTACGCGCGCAATCGTGCACAGAGTTCCTCGCCAAAGGTCAGcaggaaacaatattgtgagTACAACACTCATTCTAATTCTCGTCACTCATCACCTTCGCCGCAGCCGAAGTCGTCGCAGCCAGCGCGCACACAGCGTCAAGCACAGCATGCCACATCCAGCGCACCTCCAGCGCATACCTCGCTCAACTCAGTCGAGCAGTGTTTTATTTCTCGCTCACCCAGTCCAAGGGAGCGCACAGCCCATCTCAAGTCGGTCGACCATTCATCAGCCTCGTCATCCACTAGGCCACATTCCGCACAGTTACATTCTAGTCATCATTATGACAGCTCAGCTGTGTCTCGCTCTCATACTCCAGCGAATCAACCTAGCTCGAGTCAACCACCTCAGCAGTCTTCAAACTCTGGTCGTCAAACGGTTAGCTATGCTAATAGCGCCCCTCAATTCAAATCAACTCATGGTCCAAAGGCTTGCATCATGCCTACTGTCCAACTTTTGGTTTTCAATGCTCATCACCAAGCGGTGCCATGTCGTGCATTGCTTGACAGCGGCTCTGATAGTTGCTTCATTTCACGTGAACTTGCATCACGTTTGCAGTTGCCATCAACCTGTACAGGGAGTATGGTTCATACTGTCTCAGGTAGCAATTCTACCATTCTCAACGTTTCTTCATTGGACATCTATTCAACAGATCGTACTTGGTCGCAGCGCATCGACTGCATcataacagaaaacattacTCCAAGCAAACCTCCTCCAGGAGTTGACTTATCCACATTCAACATTCCAAACAACATCAAACTCGCTGATCCCACTTTCTACCAATTGACAGGTGTGGACATTTTACTTAACGTTGCCATCTACGCGGCACTTGATCAAGCAGGTCGCATTCAGCTTTCTGATAGCTGCATCCTACAAAACACACGACTAGGTTGGGTTGTGTGGGGCTCGATTCCCATCTCTCGTCCAATTGATGCAGAACCCATCTCAAATTTTGTTTCATCAGAAGTATCAACTGCTCaaatctctcatcaactcgaaaaattttggaaaactgAAGAAATTGACATTCAATCCAGCACGCCCACAGAGGAAGTTCACATTGAGCAACACTTCATTCAAAACATACAGCGCTTACCTGATGGTCGCTTTTCAGTCGCTTTGCCCAAAAAGGACTCGTTTCACACTCTCGGTTCATCTCGTAATCAAACACTTCATCGTTTCTATTCATTAGAAAAACGTTTCTCATCAAATTCAGATTTAAAACAGCAGTACGTTGCTTTTATGGAAGAGTATCTTGCTCTTGGTCATATGTCACTCGCTCCACCTTCACTCCCACAGGAGAGTTGTTATCACATACCACATCATCCAGTTTTTCGCCCTGATTCCACAACTACTAAACTTAGAGTTGTTTTTGATGCATCAGCCAAAACTACTTCTGGCGTTTCACTCAATGAAGTTTTGCATATAGGTCCAACAGTCCAATCAGAACTGTTTGATACTGTCCTACGCTTTCGTACTCATCAAGTAGCTTTCATTGCTGACATTGCCAAAATGTATCGTCAAATTTTAGTTCATGAGGAAGATAGAAATTATCAACGCATTTTCTGGAGGTCAAATGAATCACAACCTGTTCAAGAATATTTTCTGAACACGGTCACATACGGAACATCATCAGCGCCCTATCTAGCGACACGCACACTCAATCATCTTGCTGACATTGATTGTTCACCGGATTCAGCAGTTTTCAACACCATCAAATCAGACTTCTACGTTGACGACCTCATAAGCGGATGTTCTTCTCTTCCAGAAGCAATCGAGTTAGCTCATCAATTACGCACCACTCTCAATAATGGTCAACTTGAACTCAGAAAATGGTTGTCCAATTCGCCGGAACTTATGGCTACAATTCCATCTCATCTCGTCGAGACAGTTCATTCCAAACCCTTGTCTGATTCAAATGACAGTGTGGTCAAGGCACTTGGTCTCATCTGGGATTCCAAGGCTGATCAACTCGCAATTTCAACCAACGTTTCCAGCATCATTCATAAATCATCATTCACCAAACGAGAATTATTGTCATGCGTCTCAAGCATTTTTGATCCACTTGGATTAATTTCACCAGTCATCATTTTGCCTAAAATCCTACTTCAAAAGTTGTGGCTTCATAAACTTGATTGGGATCAAAAACTTCCCGCTGAACTTCTAGCTGAGTGGTTAAGCATTCTTCAAGAATTGCCTAATATTTCCAACATCACCATTCCACGTTGTGTTCTACCATCAGACACAAACGCCACCTACGAACTTCATGCATTCTCAGATGCCAGCAACACAGCATACGGCGCTTGTCTTTACGTCCGTAGTTCATCATCCAGCGGTATTCAAACTAGATTATTCACGTCCAAATCTCGAGTAGCTTCAATCAAACCACTCCTTTCAATTCCTCGCTTAGAACTTCAAGCTGCATTCTTATCAACCAAATTAGTTGTCAAATCTATTCAagcatctaaaatcaaattttctaagGTGGTCATGTGGACCGATTCCAAAATTGTTTGCGATTGGCTCAAAACATTGCCAAACAGGGCAGATGTTTTTGTTTCAACTAGAGTTTCAACTAATCAAAACTTAACCGCTGATTTCACCTGGAAGCACGTTACTTCAAAATCCAATCCAGCTGATCTTGTCTCAAGAGGCTGCACACCTACTGCACTAATTCAGAATCCACTTTGGTGGAACGGACCTTCATGGTTATCACAACCTGATTCAATATGGAATGAAATTTCATCCAACTTGGCAGTTTTGAAACCAATCTCATCTCACGCTACAAGCGTCACCCTATCAGTTTTATCAGCACTCATCAAAAGGCTTTCAGATTATCATCGAATCATACGAGCCACTGCATACGTTTTACGCTTCATTCATAATTGTCGCAATCGTCATCAACCACTAAATTTCAATTTAGGAGCTCTTTCAGTCGAAGAAACTCAAGCAGCAGAACTCAAGGTTCTTCAAATTGTTCAAGCCGAATCATTTGCTGACGAAATTCGCTTGCTCAAGCAAGGCAAAGAAGTGCCCGCATCAAGCTCATTAAAAGCTTTTTCACCATTTATTCACACGGATTCGCTACTACGTGTAGGAGGCCGATTGCAACAATCCAATCTCCCAtttgattacaaacatcaaatttTGCTTCCATCCAAACATCACTTCACTCGCGCACTCATCATGTGCTATCACCGCAGAGTTCATCACGATGGAGTCCAATCAACGATGACTGCATTACGCCAACGTTATTGGATCATTTCAACACGCCGCACAGTCAAATCTGTTGTCAAGTCATGTGTCATTTGCTTTCGCTTCTCCAAATTCCGTTCGGAGCAAATTATGGGTCAGTTACCTCCCGTCAGAATTCAGGCCGACTTCCCATTCTTCAATTCAGGAATCGATTATGCAGGTCCCTTCAGTCTTCTCATGGGTACCAAAAAGTCTCGCATCTTCACCAAGGCTTATCTAGCCATTTTTGTGTGCATGGTTACTAAGGCAGTCCATGTCGAAGTGGTCTCCGAGCTCACATCCAAGGCTTTCATTGCCGCGCTCATCAGATTTTCATCTCGTCGTGGGATTCCTCACTCAATA TCTCAGCTCAAATTGAGGCAATCCTCAATTCGCGCCCTCTAG